A single window of Candidatus Woesearchaeota archaeon DNA harbors:
- a CDS encoding antitoxin VapB family protein: protein MVKVISLSNKAYEELKALKQGHDSFSDVVIKLVEKKPKGNLMDFFGKWPGGKEELDKIAKILEEDRKKFKTRDYHELLS, encoded by the coding sequence ATGGTGAAAGTAATCTCATTATCAAATAAAGCTTATGAAGAATTAAAGGCTTTGAAACAAGGACATGACTCTTTTTCTGATGTAGTGATAAAATTAGTTGAAAAGAAGCCAAAAGGTAATCTCATGGATTTTTTTGGTAAATGGCCAGGTGGCAAAGAAGAACTTGATAAAATAGCAAAAATCCTTGAAGAAGACAGAAAAAAATTTAAAACACGTGATTATCATGAATTATTGTCTTGA